Proteins encoded together in one Chryseobacterium sp. G0201 window:
- the aceA gene encoding isocitrate lyase encodes MKTRQEQIQEIEKDWLTNPRWNSIKRPYTAEKVLKLRGSYKLDYTIATEMSKKFWDKLNNQDFVAGLGALTGNQAVQEVDAGLEAIYLSGWQVAADANLSGEMYPDQSLYPANSVPSVVKKINNALLRADQIQSVNGGGDKEYLVPIIADAEAGFGGNLNAYELMKQMIEAGAAAVHFEDQLSSAKKCGHLGGKVLVPTQEAINKLIAARLAADVLGVPSLIIARTDADAADLLTSDIDDRDKKFVTGERTSEGFYVVKNGVEQGIDRGLSYAPYADLIWMETSNPDLEQAKKFAEGIHAKFPGKMLAYNCSPSFNWAARLSVDEMLNFREELAKLGYKFQFITLAGFHALNTAMFELALAYKEKGMAGYSELQEREFALQKKGFRAVKHQSFVGTGYFDEVQNVVTSGSSATVAMKDSTETAQFH; translated from the coding sequence ATGAAAACAAGACAAGAACAAATCCAGGAAATAGAAAAAGATTGGTTAACAAATCCACGTTGGAACAGTATAAAAAGACCTTACACCGCTGAAAAAGTGCTGAAATTAAGAGGTTCTTACAAACTGGACTATACGATTGCGACAGAAATGTCTAAGAAATTCTGGGACAAATTAAACAATCAGGATTTCGTTGCCGGACTTGGAGCGTTGACAGGAAATCAAGCCGTGCAGGAAGTTGACGCTGGTTTGGAAGCGATTTATCTTTCTGGATGGCAGGTTGCAGCAGACGCTAACTTATCGGGTGAAATGTATCCTGACCAATCTTTATATCCAGCGAATTCAGTGCCTTCTGTGGTGAAGAAAATTAATAATGCTTTATTGAGAGCAGATCAAATTCAGTCTGTGAATGGAGGTGGAGATAAAGAATATTTAGTTCCAATTATTGCAGATGCCGAAGCTGGTTTTGGAGGAAATCTCAATGCTTATGAATTAATGAAACAAATGATTGAAGCGGGCGCTGCTGCCGTACATTTTGAAGATCAATTGTCTTCTGCTAAAAAATGTGGTCATTTGGGTGGAAAAGTTTTGGTTCCGACTCAGGAAGCGATTAATAAATTGATTGCGGCTCGTTTGGCGGCTGATGTTTTGGGTGTTCCAAGTTTAATTATTGCAAGAACAGATGCCGACGCGGCGGATTTACTAACTTCAGATATTGATGACAGAGATAAGAAATTTGTGACAGGTGAAAGAACTTCCGAAGGTTTTTATGTGGTTAAAAATGGAGTAGAACAGGGTATCGATCGTGGTTTATCCTACGCTCCTTACGCAGATTTGATCTGGATGGAAACTTCAAACCCTGATTTGGAACAGGCCAAAAAATTCGCAGAAGGAATTCATGCCAAATTTCCCGGAAAGATGTTGGCGTATAATTGTTCGCCTTCTTTCAACTGGGCAGCAAGGCTTTCTGTGGATGAAATGCTAAATTTCAGAGAAGAATTGGCGAAACTAGGCTACAAATTCCAGTTTATTACACTGGCTGGTTTCCATGCGTTGAATACGGCAATGTTTGAATTGGCTTTAGCTTATAAAGAAAAAGGAATGGCGGGATATTCTGAACTTCAGGAACGTGAATTTGCGTTGCAGAAAAAAGGTTTCAGAGCTGTAAAACACCAGTCCTTCGTGGGAACCGGATATTTTGATGAAGTACAGAATGTGGTGACAAGCGGTTCATCTGCAACTGTTGCTATGAAAGATTCTACGGAAACGGCACAGTTTCACTAA
- the aceB gene encoding malate synthase A, with amino-acid sequence METKTQLKIKSENIFEEVFTSELIDFLVELHQNFNLKRLKLLDERKKTQIEFDQGNLPKFLPETEEIRNGNWVCSPLPNDLLDRRVEITGPVDRKMIINALNSGASTFMADFEDSNSPIWNNCMQGQINLSDAIKREIDFTTEQGKSYQLNEKTAVLLVRPRGLHLNEKHIEIDGEQVSASLVDFGIYFFRNIKQLLKNGSGTYFYLPKLEHYKEARWWNDVFVFSQNYLEIPQGTIKATVLIETITASFQIDEILFELKEHSSGLNCGRWDYIFSFIKKFRNLPEFIVPDRDQVTMTSPFMSAYSKRVIEICHKRNVHAIGGMAAHIPIKDNYEANSLAFEKVRNDKEREVKNGHDGTWVAHPALVSVAKKIFDQHMPSENQIDKKFDYQIKESDLLEIPKGEITEKGVRKNINVGILYIESWLMGVGAAAIYNLMEDAATAEISRTQIWQWLKNEAVLSDDRTLTREMILQWEFEEMEKIEKYVGQERFKNGKFNLAKELFNELIFCENFEEFLTLKAYPFV; translated from the coding sequence ATGGAAACTAAGACTCAATTAAAAATAAAATCTGAAAACATTTTTGAAGAAGTTTTTACTTCTGAATTAATAGATTTTCTTGTAGAACTTCATCAAAATTTTAATCTGAAAAGATTGAAACTGTTAGATGAAAGAAAAAAGACTCAAATAGAATTTGATCAAGGAAATCTTCCGAAATTTTTACCGGAAACTGAGGAGATCAGAAACGGAAATTGGGTTTGTTCACCGCTTCCAAATGATTTATTAGATCGCAGAGTTGAAATTACGGGTCCAGTCGATAGAAAAATGATCATCAATGCGCTGAATTCCGGAGCTTCAACTTTTATGGCAGATTTTGAAGACAGCAATTCTCCAATCTGGAATAATTGTATGCAGGGACAAATCAATCTTTCTGATGCGATCAAACGCGAAATTGATTTTACGACTGAACAGGGAAAATCTTATCAGTTAAATGAAAAAACGGCCGTCCTTTTGGTTCGTCCGCGAGGTTTACATTTAAATGAAAAGCATATTGAAATTGATGGCGAACAAGTTTCGGCTTCATTAGTTGATTTTGGAATTTATTTTTTCAGAAATATAAAACAATTGTTGAAGAACGGAAGTGGAACTTATTTTTATCTCCCAAAATTAGAACATTACAAAGAAGCCCGTTGGTGGAATGATGTTTTTGTTTTTTCTCAAAATTATCTGGAAATTCCGCAAGGAACAATCAAAGCAACAGTTTTAATTGAAACCATTACCGCTTCTTTTCAAATTGACGAAATTTTATTTGAATTAAAAGAACACAGCTCAGGTTTGAATTGCGGACGGTGGGATTATATTTTTTCTTTCATTAAAAAATTCAGAAATCTTCCTGAATTTATCGTTCCCGACAGAGATCAGGTGACGATGACTTCGCCTTTTATGAGCGCTTATTCGAAAAGGGTGATTGAAATTTGTCACAAAAGAAATGTGCACGCAATCGGTGGAATGGCAGCTCACATTCCTATTAAAGATAATTATGAAGCAAATAGTCTGGCGTTTGAAAAAGTCCGAAACGACAAAGAACGGGAAGTGAAAAACGGTCACGACGGAACTTGGGTGGCACATCCGGCTTTGGTTTCTGTTGCCAAAAAGATTTTTGATCAGCATATGCCTTCAGAAAATCAGATCGATAAAAAATTTGATTATCAAATCAAAGAAAGTGATCTATTAGAAATTCCAAAAGGTGAAATTACCGAAAAAGGAGTCCGAAAAAATATCAATGTTGGCATTCTCTATATCGAAAGTTGGTTAATGGGAGTTGGGGCTGCGGCAATTTATAATTTAATGGAAGATGCTGCAACTGCAGAAATTTCAAGAACGCAAATCTGGCAATGGCTTAAAAATGAAGCCGTTTTGAGTGATGACAGAACGTTGACCCGAGAAATGATTCTTCAGTGGGAATTTGAAGAAATGGAGAAAATTGAAAAATATGTTGGACAAGAACGTTTCAAAAACGGAAAATTCAATTTAGCAAAAGAGCTTTTCAATGAATTGATCTTTTGTGAAAACTTCGAAGAATTTTTAACGTTAAAAGCATACCCCTTTGTTTGA
- a CDS encoding helix-turn-helix domain-containing protein, whose product MNSDSDFIKTVFGLKLKQQRQKKNWSLQDLAVKTGLSKSYLNEIENGKKYPKHDKIIQLSESLNCTFDDLVSTKLDKSLAPFNEILQSDFFKEVPLELFGINKNNLISIISDAPKKVTAFINALIEISQNYNLGKERFYFAVLRSFQELYDNYFPEIEEKVVHFAEENQLEISKNIKAEVLENILIERFNYTIQSDNFETFGALDNLRSLFIPEKKLLLLNIKLEKDQKTFILAKEIGFNVLELKNRPNTYSWLDFGSFEEILNNFYASYFAGALLISKAQIIEDTSNFFLQNNWEPTNFENLIENFTNSPETFYYRLTNVLSSELGIKDLFYLCLVKKKNSGKIQILKELHLNHQQAPHANATNEHYCRRWIAVKNLAHLKENETLTDAQISHYKDQGVSYLVISTSQKNPFSDGSNRSYCLGILLNSQTIKKINFIKSPTLKTINVGVTCESCSIADCEVRQAQPVRLEKEYFNLEMKNAIEKIRKELL is encoded by the coding sequence ATGAATTCGGATAGTGATTTTATTAAGACCGTTTTTGGTTTAAAACTGAAACAGCAAAGACAAAAGAAAAATTGGTCTCTACAGGATCTTGCCGTAAAAACAGGTTTATCTAAATCATATCTAAACGAAATAGAAAACGGTAAAAAATATCCGAAACATGATAAGATCATTCAACTTTCCGAATCTTTGAATTGCACTTTTGATGATCTGGTTTCGACTAAACTTGATAAAAGTTTAGCACCTTTTAATGAAATTTTGCAGTCTGATTTCTTTAAAGAAGTTCCGTTAGAACTTTTTGGAATCAATAAGAATAATTTAATCAGTATTATTAGTGATGCTCCTAAAAAAGTGACCGCTTTTATTAATGCATTGATTGAAATTTCGCAGAATTATAACTTAGGAAAAGAGAGATTTTATTTTGCCGTTTTACGGTCTTTTCAGGAATTGTATGATAATTATTTCCCTGAAATAGAGGAAAAAGTTGTGCATTTTGCAGAGGAAAATCAATTGGAAATCAGTAAAAATATAAAAGCAGAAGTTTTAGAAAATATTCTAATTGAAAGATTTAATTATACCATTCAATCTGATAATTTTGAAACCTTTGGAGCATTAGATAATCTTCGCTCGCTATTCATTCCTGAGAAAAAATTATTGTTGCTGAATATCAAACTTGAAAAAGATCAAAAGACTTTTATTTTGGCGAAAGAAATTGGTTTCAATGTCTTGGAATTAAAAAATCGACCAAACACTTATTCCTGGCTGGATTTTGGAAGTTTCGAAGAAATTTTAAATAATTTCTACGCTTCCTATTTTGCAGGAGCTTTATTGATCTCAAAAGCACAAATCATTGAAGATACTTCTAATTTTTTCTTGCAAAACAATTGGGAACCAACTAATTTTGAAAACCTGATTGAAAACTTCACCAATTCGCCCGAAACTTTTTATTATCGATTAACGAATGTTCTTTCTTCCGAATTGGGAATCAAAGATTTATTTTATTTATGTTTAGTTAAAAAGAAAAATTCAGGTAAAATACAGATTTTAAAAGAGTTGCACCTCAATCACCAACAAGCTCCGCACGCAAACGCTACGAATGAGCATTATTGCAGAAGATGGATTGCTGTAAAAAATCTAGCTCATCTAAAGGAAAATGAAACATTGACAGATGCTCAAATTTCACATTATAAAGACCAGGGAGTGAGTTATCTTGTGATTTCTACATCACAAAAAAACCCGTTTTCTGACGGCAGTAACAGAAGTTATTGTCTTGGAATTTTATTGAATTCTCAGACAATTAAGAAAATTAATTTCATCAAATCTCCCACTTTAAAAACCATTAATGTTGGAGTGACTTGTGAATCTTGCAGTATCGCAGATTGTGAAGTAAGACAAGCTCAACCAGTCAGATTGGAAAAAGAATATTTCAATCTTGAAATGAAAAATGCTATTGAAAAAATAAGAAAAGAGCTTTTATAA
- a CDS encoding ComF family protein, with protein sequence MKDIFLDLLFPNRCLDCNKIIESNLIVCNICFGKIQFTHFDYFEENTLKEICKTLFPVENAYALIQFEKESLSRKIIHELKYKNREKTGKILADWITERVDFKNEKPDLIVSIPLHKKKLKERGYNQLHLFAETLSEFYNIPFDHEVILRSYYSKAQALKDKKHRLSTENLFAINKNISGKHVLLVDDVFTTGNTIATAAWEILKTGNNKVSVLVMAIDK encoded by the coding sequence TTGAAAGATATATTTCTTGATCTGTTATTCCCAAACCGTTGCTTAGATTGTAATAAAATTATTGAAAGCAATCTTATCGTCTGCAATATATGTTTCGGAAAAATTCAGTTTACGCATTTTGACTATTTTGAGGAAAATACACTTAAAGAAATATGTAAAACTCTTTTTCCTGTAGAAAATGCTTATGCTTTGATACAATTTGAGAAAGAAAGTTTGAGCCGGAAAATTATACATGAATTAAAATATAAAAACAGAGAAAAAACAGGAAAAATTTTAGCTGATTGGATCACGGAGCGTGTAGATTTCAAAAATGAAAAACCAGATCTTATCGTCAGCATTCCTCTTCATAAAAAGAAACTTAAAGAACGGGGATACAATCAGTTGCATTTGTTTGCAGAAACATTATCTGAATTTTACAACATCCCTTTTGATCATGAAGTGATTTTGAGGAGTTATTATTCGAAAGCTCAGGCTTTGAAAGATAAAAAACACCGTCTGAGTACAGAAAATCTATTCGCAATCAATAAAAATATTTCAGGAAAACATGTTCTTTTAGTTGATGATGTTTTTACAACCGGAAACACAATTGCCACAGCTGCATGGGAAATCCTTAAAACAGGAAATAACAAAGTGAGCGTGCTGGTAATGGCTATAGATAAGTAA
- a CDS encoding alpha/beta fold hydrolase: protein MKNLLLLHGALGHSSMFTPYLEELSKYFNIHTPLFSGHGNTSLPEDGITIEKYTQELAEYCEKENLEDVYILGHSMGGYIALCYALENPKKVNSIMTLGTKFDWTEEQALKESKLLNPDVIIEKVPKYAEQLEIQHGTQWKQLLPEIGKMMTSLGKNQPLKDKVLTKIETPVQIMIGDKDNMVSLEESIDVYKKIPNAKLAVLPDTKHPLDKVRPILLFDLMKDFWKLT from the coding sequence ATGAAAAATTTACTTTTGTTACACGGCGCTTTGGGGCACAGCAGTATGTTTACCCCTTATCTTGAAGAGCTTTCCAAGTATTTTAATATTCATACGCCTTTATTTTCCGGCCATGGAAATACCTCTTTGCCTGAAGATGGAATTACTATTGAAAAATATACTCAGGAGTTAGCTGAATATTGTGAAAAGGAAAATTTAGAGGATGTTTATATTTTGGGGCACAGTATGGGAGGTTATATCGCCCTTTGCTACGCCTTGGAAAATCCAAAAAAGGTAAATTCGATAATGACTTTGGGGACAAAATTTGACTGGACGGAAGAACAGGCTTTAAAAGAAAGTAAATTATTAAATCCTGATGTTATTATTGAAAAAGTTCCAAAATATGCGGAACAATTGGAAATTCAGCATGGTACGCAATGGAAGCAATTACTTCCTGAAATTGGTAAAATGATGACTTCTTTAGGTAAAAATCAACCATTGAAAGATAAAGTTTTAACTAAAATTGAAACTCCGGTTCAGATCATGATCGGCGATAAAGATAACATGGTGAGTCTGGAGGAAAGTATTGATGTTTACAAAAAGATCCCAAACGCAAAATTGGCCGTACTCCCAGATACAAAACATCCTCTGGACAAAGTACGACCAATATTATTATTTGATCTAATGAAAGATTTCTGGAAACTTACTTAG
- the upp gene encoding uracil phosphoribosyltransferase: MSTIVLSEQFSLVNSWINELRNVDIQQDRMRFRRNMERIGEIAAFEISKGLETKEIEIQTPLDTIKVKEIAVQPVITTILRAGVPLFEGILNYFDRADCGFVAAYRKHDANDYFSIKQDYLTCPSIEGRPLIVGDPMLATGASLIEAIKDLLTHGKPSQLHIVAAIASRQGVETIEKAYPEAKIWVGAIDENLTSKGYISPGLGDAGDLSYGEKLQR, from the coding sequence ATGAGTACAATTGTGTTGTCAGAACAATTTTCGTTAGTTAATTCGTGGATTAATGAACTTCGTAATGTTGATATCCAGCAAGACCGAATGAGGTTCCGTAGAAATATGGAGCGCATCGGAGAAATTGCTGCATTTGAGATCAGTAAAGGTTTGGAAACAAAAGAAATTGAAATTCAGACGCCTTTAGATACAATTAAGGTTAAAGAAATTGCCGTTCAACCTGTTATTACAACGATTCTGAGGGCAGGAGTTCCTTTGTTTGAAGGAATTTTAAACTATTTTGACAGAGCAGACTGCGGGTTTGTAGCAGCTTACAGAAAACACGATGCGAACGATTATTTTTCGATCAAACAGGATTATTTAACGTGTCCGAGTATCGAAGGAAGACCTTTGATCGTCGGAGATCCAATGTTGGCAACTGGTGCATCTTTAATCGAAGCGATCAAAGATTTATTAACTCACGGGAAACCGTCTCAACTTCATATCGTTGCAGCGATTGCATCAAGACAAGGTGTTGAAACCATCGAAAAAGCTTATCCAGAAGCAAAAATTTGGGTAGGAGCCATCGATGAAAACTTAACATCAAAAGGTTATATCAGCCCAGGATTGGGAGATGCAGGAGATTTAAGCTACGGAGAAAAACTTCAGAGATAA
- the der gene encoding ribosome biogenesis GTPase Der, translating to MSNIVAIVGRPNVGKSTLFNRLLERREAIVDSTAGVTRDRHYGKSDWNGVDFTVIDTGGYDVNNDDVFQEEISKQVQLAIDEATSIIFMMNVEEGLTDTDYEIHELLRRANKPVYIVINKVDSAKEEIDATEFYQLGIDKYYTLSSATGSGTGEVLDDIVKDFPTTDYKDPFEGLPKITIAGRPNVGKSTLTNALLDADRNIVTDVAGTTRDSIQTLYNKFGHEFVLVDTAGMRRKSKVNEDLEFYSVMRSIRSIEYSDVVIIMVDATLGWESQDMNIFGLAQKNRKGIVIVVNKWDLVEDKHTNTVRDFEQSIKDKIGQFSDIPILFVSALTKQRILKAVEMAMLVYEDRKKKIKTSKLNEIMLPIFERTPPPANKGKFIKIKYCVQLPTPSPQFVFFCNLPQYVKEPYKRFAENQLRKEFGFTGVPIEVYFRQK from the coding sequence ATGTCAAATATTGTTGCTATCGTTGGGCGCCCCAATGTAGGAAAATCCACATTATTCAACCGTTTACTGGAAAGAAGAGAAGCTATTGTAGATTCTACCGCTGGTGTTACAAGAGACCGTCACTACGGAAAATCAGACTGGAACGGAGTAGATTTCACCGTTATCGATACAGGTGGGTATGATGTGAACAATGACGATGTTTTCCAGGAGGAAATATCAAAACAGGTTCAGTTGGCTATTGATGAAGCTACGTCTATCATTTTTATGATGAATGTAGAAGAAGGTCTTACTGATACGGATTACGAAATTCACGAACTTTTAAGAAGAGCAAACAAGCCGGTTTATATTGTTATCAACAAAGTAGATTCAGCTAAAGAAGAAATTGATGCTACAGAATTCTACCAATTAGGAATTGACAAATATTATACTTTATCGTCTGCAACTGGTTCCGGAACAGGAGAGGTTCTAGATGATATTGTTAAAGATTTCCCTACAACAGATTATAAAGATCCATTCGAAGGTCTACCTAAAATTACTATTGCGGGTCGTCCGAATGTTGGAAAATCTACCTTAACAAACGCTTTATTGGATGCTGATAGAAATATCGTAACTGATGTTGCAGGAACTACAAGAGACAGTATTCAGACACTTTACAATAAATTCGGACACGAGTTTGTATTGGTAGATACTGCCGGAATGAGAAGGAAATCTAAGGTAAATGAAGATTTAGAATTCTATTCTGTAATGAGATCTATCCGTTCTATTGAATATTCAGATGTTGTGATCATCATGGTTGACGCTACTTTAGGATGGGAGTCTCAGGATATGAACATCTTCGGTTTAGCACAGAAAAACAGAAAAGGGATTGTAATTGTTGTAAACAAATGGGATCTTGTTGAAGATAAGCATACGAATACAGTGCGTGATTTTGAACAGTCTATTAAAGATAAAATCGGTCAGTTCAGCGATATTCCAATTCTTTTTGTTTCAGCTTTAACTAAACAGAGAATTCTGAAAGCTGTAGAAATGGCAATGTTGGTTTATGAAGACCGTAAGAAGAAGATCAAGACTTCAAAATTAAATGAAATCATGCTTCCTATCTTCGAACGTACTCCACCACCTGCAAATAAAGGTAAATTTATCAAAATTAAATATTGCGTTCAGCTTCCTACGCCGTCACCGCAGTTTGTATTCTTCTGTAACTTACCGCAGTACGTAAAAGAACCGTATAAGAGATTTGCTGAAAACCAATTGAGAAAAGAATTCGGGTTTACCGGAGTTCCAATCGAAGTATATTTCAGACAGAAATAA
- the katG gene encoding catalase/peroxidase HPI, whose translation MEKDSNDISKCPFHNGTMKKENVAGGGTNNKDWWPEQLRVDILRQHSSLSNPMGENFDYAEAFKSLDLESVKKDLHALMTDSQDWWPADFGHYGPLFIRMAWHSAGTYRVGDGRGGAGAGQQRFAPLNSWPDNVSLDKARRLLWPIKQKYGNKISWADLLILTGNIALESMGFKTFGFAGGREDVWEPDQDVYWGTEKTWLGGDLRYAHGSEGVVENRGVLPTDDNADGDIHSRNLEKPLAAVQMGLIYVNPEGPDGNPDPILAAKDIRDTFGRMAMNDEETVALIAGGHTFGKTHGAGPADHVGKEPEAAGIEAQGFGWNSSYKSGKGTDAISSGLEVTWTEKPTEWSNLFFKNLFENEWELTKSPAGAHQWVAKDGEKIIPDAFDPNKKHRATMLTTDLSLRFDPVYEKISRNFFENPDAFADAFSRAWFKLTHRDMGPKVRYLGSDVPAEDLIWQDPIPEVNHELVNDSDVESLKNKILNSGLSVSELVSTAWASASTFRGSDKRGGANGARIRLAPQKDWEVNNPVQLQKVLGTLENIQKEFNDAQVGNKKISLADLIVLAGSAAVEKVARDAGQNITVPFAPGRMDASQEQTDVESMGYLEPAADGFRNYLKKKYTVSTESLLIDKAQLLTITAPELTVLIGGMRALDTNFDGSKNGIFTQRPGVLTNDFFVNLLDMRTQWKAISEDNELYMGTDRSTGQPKWTATRADLVFGSNSELRALAEVYASSDAQEKFVRDFVATWTKIMNLDRFDLN comes from the coding sequence ATGGAAAAAGATTCAAACGACATTAGCAAATGTCCATTTCATAACGGAACGATGAAAAAGGAAAATGTTGCAGGTGGAGGAACCAATAATAAAGATTGGTGGCCCGAGCAGCTTAGAGTTGATATTCTGAGACAACATTCGTCTTTGTCAAATCCTATGGGAGAAAATTTTGATTATGCTGAAGCTTTTAAAAGTCTCGATCTAGAGAGTGTTAAAAAAGACCTTCACGCGTTAATGACAGATTCTCAGGATTGGTGGCCTGCAGATTTTGGGCATTATGGACCATTATTTATTCGTATGGCTTGGCACAGTGCAGGAACGTATCGTGTAGGTGACGGAAGAGGAGGAGCAGGTGCCGGACAACAACGTTTTGCACCTTTAAATAGCTGGCCGGATAATGTAAGTTTGGATAAAGCAAGAAGATTACTTTGGCCAATCAAACAAAAATATGGTAATAAAATATCTTGGGCAGACCTTTTAATTCTTACAGGAAATATTGCTCTTGAATCAATGGGTTTCAAAACATTCGGATTCGCGGGAGGTCGTGAAGACGTTTGGGAACCTGATCAGGATGTGTATTGGGGAACAGAAAAGACATGGCTTGGAGGAGATTTGCGTTATGCGCATGGATCTGAAGGAGTAGTTGAAAATCGTGGCGTTCTTCCGACAGATGATAATGCTGACGGAGATATTCATTCAAGAAACCTTGAAAAGCCTTTGGCTGCGGTACAAATGGGACTTATTTATGTAAATCCTGAAGGACCGGACGGAAATCCTGACCCAATCTTAGCAGCAAAAGATATTCGCGATACTTTCGGAAGAATGGCGATGAATGATGAAGAAACAGTTGCATTAATCGCAGGTGGACATACTTTCGGGAAAACTCACGGTGCAGGACCGGCTGACCACGTTGGAAAAGAACCTGAAGCTGCCGGAATTGAAGCTCAGGGTTTTGGTTGGAATAGTTCTTACAAATCAGGAAAAGGAACAGATGCAATTTCAAGCGGATTGGAAGTTACTTGGACTGAAAAACCTACAGAATGGAGTAATCTTTTTTTTAAAAATCTATTTGAAAATGAATGGGAATTAACGAAAAGCCCAGCAGGAGCTCATCAATGGGTCGCAAAAGACGGAGAGAAAATCATTCCTGATGCGTTTGATCCTAATAAAAAACACAGAGCAACAATGCTTACAACAGATCTTTCTTTAAGATTTGATCCTGTGTATGAAAAAATATCAAGAAACTTTTTTGAAAATCCTGATGCTTTTGCAGATGCTTTTTCTCGTGCTTGGTTTAAACTGACGCACAGAGACATGGGACCAAAAGTTCGTTATTTAGGTTCTGATGTTCCGGCTGAAGATTTGATCTGGCAAGATCCGATTCCTGAAGTGAATCATGAATTAGTTAATGATTCTGATGTAGAATCTCTGAAAAATAAAATTCTAAATTCAGGATTAAGTGTTTCTGAATTGGTTTCTACAGCTTGGGCTTCTGCGTCAACTTTCAGAGGAAGTGATAAGCGTGGTGGAGCAAACGGAGCGAGAATCCGCTTGGCTCCTCAAAAAGATTGGGAAGTAAATAATCCTGTACAACTTCAAAAAGTATTGGGTACATTAGAAAATATTCAAAAAGAATTTAATGATGCTCAAGTCGGAAATAAAAAGATTTCACTAGCAGATTTAATTGTTTTGGCTGGAAGTGCAGCAGTTGAAAAAGTAGCAAGAGATGCAGGACAAAACATTACGGTTCCTTTTGCTCCCGGTCGTATGGATGCTTCACAAGAGCAGACTGATGTTGAATCAATGGGATATTTGGAACCTGCAGCAGACGGTTTCAGAAATTATCTGAAGAAAAAATATACGGTTTCTACAGAATCATTATTAATTGATAAAGCGCAGTTATTAACGATTACCGCTCCTGAATTAACAGTTTTGATCGGTGGAATGCGTGCTTTAGATACCAATTTTGATGGTTCCAAGAATGGAATATTCACTCAACGTCCCGGAGTTTTAACCAATGATTTCTTTGTGAATCTTTTAGATATGAGAACGCAATGGAAAGCCATTTCGGAAGATAATGAATTATATATGGGAACTGATCGCTCAACGGGTCAGCCAAAATGGACGGCTACCCGAGCAGATTTGGTGTTCGGTTCAAATTCTGAATTGAGAGCCTTGGCTGAAGTATATGCAAGTTCTGATGCTCAGGAAAAATTTGTTAGAGATTTCGTTGCAACATGGACTAAAATAATGAATTTGGATAGATTTGATCTGAACTAA
- a CDS encoding heme-binding domain-containing protein: MKKVIIVLLVAFIIIQFFPIDKTNPPPTPGMDFLRIKKTSPQIAKMITTSCYDCHSNESKYPWYSDIAPSSWLLKNHINEGRKHLNFSTFATYEPKIQVNKLEECIEMIEKEEMPLDSYYLGHQDAKLTTEQRQQLIKYFKKIKEETERAMVF, encoded by the coding sequence ATGAAAAAAGTAATTATAGTTCTTCTCGTGGCATTCATTATCATTCAGTTTTTTCCGATTGATAAAACAAACCCACCACCGACACCCGGAATGGATTTTTTAAGAATAAAAAAGACATCTCCTCAAATAGCAAAAATGATAACTACTTCTTGTTACGATTGTCATTCTAACGAATCAAAATATCCTTGGTATTCAGATATTGCTCCATCTTCATGGCTGCTGAAAAATCATATTAATGAAGGAAGAAAGCATTTAAATTTCTCTACCTTTGCTACATACGAGCCTAAAATACAAGTTAATAAACTGGAAGAGTGCATTGAAATGATTGAAAAAGAAGAAATGCCTTTAGATTCATACTATCTTGGTCATCAGGATGCTAAATTAACTACTGAACAAAGACAGCAATTAATTAAATATTTCAAAAAAATAAAAGAAGAAACTGAACGGGCAATGGTATTTTAA